Proteins encoded by one window of Halorubrum ruber:
- a CDS encoding diadenylate cyclase has translation MEELDQVLKKYATSQDLMDQIRYVAEALSMEFDKWDDQYVSGPSLYFLVVAETDFESYTDPLGENVWPTDRCKIVLDSPEAFRRVAEDVGFSRDGAIVVTGDGTIQRQMVRVRSPHHAEVPGVAELEYPDWMGTKHMSALETSLRQNVLWAITLSEEDGRVTTYLDGTYQDYPREEIGGRWRPGG, from the coding sequence ATGGAAGAACTCGATCAGGTGTTGAAGAAGTACGCCACCAGTCAGGATCTCATGGACCAGATCCGATACGTGGCCGAGGCGTTGAGCATGGAGTTCGACAAGTGGGACGACCAGTACGTGAGCGGTCCGAGCCTGTACTTCCTCGTCGTCGCCGAGACCGACTTCGAGTCGTACACCGACCCGCTGGGAGAGAACGTCTGGCCGACCGACCGGTGTAAGATCGTGCTCGACTCGCCGGAGGCGTTTCGGCGGGTCGCCGAGGACGTCGGGTTCAGCCGCGACGGCGCGATCGTCGTGACGGGCGACGGGACGATCCAGCGACAGATGGTCCGAGTCCGAAGCCCTCACCACGCGGAGGTACCGGGAGTCGCGGAGCTCGAGTACCCCGACTGGATGGGAACCAAACACATGAGCGCCCTGGAGACGTCGCTCCGGCAGAACGTCCTGTGGGCGATCACGCTCAGCGAGGAAGACGGCCGCGTCACCACGTACCTCGACGGCACGTATCAGGACTACCCCCGCGAGGAGATCGGCGGTCGGTGGCGGCCCGGGGGGTAG
- a CDS encoding DUF47 domain-containing protein, which yields MTTDADFGERLENRTVAYLDRIDDCVALLPRALDAYATEGAFDETVDEIAAVESECDELVREIRALITDAGPDDIGLLNTRINFNESALLDFYNELDVVANHTERIVQEVAMMRPAAGVEPFDDMREMADRIAEMTVVLADVVEGFVRGLARADATETLAEGIASIRALESECDELRNDAIETAFADGSIDQPLVYRELAVLLDELANTIEDLTDRIVVIASKEPGIVTETDGE from the coding sequence ATGACCACCGACGCCGACTTCGGGGAACGGCTCGAGAACCGGACGGTCGCGTATCTCGACCGAATCGACGACTGCGTCGCGCTCCTCCCGCGAGCGCTCGATGCGTACGCGACCGAGGGCGCGTTCGACGAGACGGTCGACGAGATCGCCGCGGTCGAAAGCGAGTGTGACGAGCTCGTCCGCGAGATCAGGGCGCTCATCACCGACGCCGGACCGGACGACATCGGCCTGTTGAACACGCGGATCAACTTCAACGAGTCCGCGCTGCTCGACTTCTACAACGAGCTCGACGTGGTCGCGAACCACACCGAGCGGATCGTCCAAGAGGTGGCGATGATGCGCCCCGCGGCCGGCGTCGAACCGTTCGACGACATGCGCGAGATGGCCGACCGGATCGCCGAGATGACGGTCGTCCTCGCCGACGTCGTCGAGGGGTTCGTCAGGGGACTCGCCCGCGCCGACGCCACGGAGACGCTCGCCGAGGGGATAGCGTCGATTCGCGCGCTCGAAAGCGAGTGCGACGAGCTCCGCAACGACGCCATCGAGACGGCGTTCGCCGACGGCTCTATCGACCAGCCGCTCGTCTACCGCGAGCTCGCGGTCCTGTTGGACGAGCTGGCGAACACGATCGAGGACCTCACCGACCGGATCGTCGTTATCGCGAGCAAGGAGCCGGGGATCGTGACCGAGACGGACGGCGAGTAG